GTGGCAGGAGCTGGGATTGGGAGgtggcctgggcctcccagagagGGAGGGGGCCAGGGTccccttttcctctctttgtCCCTTCTTCCTTGCCAGCCACCCTGGCCTCCTTGCCACCCGCCAGCACATCCAGTACGCTCCCACCTCAGGGCTGCACTGGCTTCCCCCTGCCTTGAGcacctcctcccacctcacctccttAAAGTCATGTTCAAGCCATGGTCACTTTATGTTCTTAGCAAGGCCTTCCCTGACTATCAGATCAAAACTGCTGCCCCCAACCCTGATCACCTGTACCCTACTGTAGGCTTTCTTTTCCCATAACACTTAGCGCCTTCTAACACACCatataatttgctttttccttttgtctgtcttcttccactagaatgtaagctccatgaggacaggtgTCTTTGTTCTATTCATCAATATATCTCAATTGATAGAATCCCAAACACTGCCTGGGGTGGAGCAGACACTCAATGAATACTTGAATGACTGAATTGAGTGCTGGGTTGCAGACCCCATGCAGGGCTGGGCTGCATCTGATTCCGATCCCAGGGAGCTTCGGTGGGGCAGTGTCTGGTTTCAGGGAGTTGAAAAGACTGGGACCAGGGCCCCAGAACTGCGCAGAACACCAGCCTAAGCTGGGGATCCCAGATGCTAAGCTGGGGCTGAGCTCCCTATTCTGCTCTCCCTTGGGCCACAGAAAAAGAGCCGGGAGGAGTCTAGTGGTGAGGGCAGCGGCGTGGAGATCCTGGCCAACCGGCCCTACACAGATGGGCCCGGGGGCAGCGGGCAGTACACACACAAGGTGTACCACGTGGGCTCCCACATCCCAGGCTGGTTCCGGGCACTGCTGCCCAAGGCTGCCCTGCAGGTAGAAGAGGAATCCTGGAATGCCTACCCCTACACCCGAACCCGGTGAGTGGGTGAAGTGGGCGTGGTCCGGGGCCAGGAGGGAAGCAGCCCTGGTGGGTACGGCAGTGAGCCTCACCCATGCCTTCTGCCCAGGTACACCTGCCCTTTTGTGGAGAAATTCTCCATTGAAATTGAGACCTATTACTTGCCTGATGGGGGGCAGCAGCCAAACGTCTTCAACCTGAGTGGGGCCGAGAGGAGACAGCGCATCCTGGGTGAGGCCTGGAGCTATGGAGGGACCCTGGCGCCCCTCTCAGTCTCCTGGCTGCCTCAGTGGGCAGCCTCTGAGAAGTCCCAGCCCTCTCCAAGCCTCATGTCCTATCTGCAAAAGGACAGGAACTGTCACCCAGTCCCAAGAGGGTGCCAGGAGCGGGGGCTCAAAGGGGCTGGCACTGCTCAATGCTTGCTGAACTCCCTCAGACACCATTGACATCGTGCGGGATGCAGTGGCTCCAGGCGAGTACAAAGCAGAAGAGGACCCCCGGCTGTACCGCTCGGTCAAGACGGGCCGAGGGCCACTGGCTGATGACTGGGCGCGGACGGCGGCGCAAACGGGGCCCCTTATGTGTGCCTATAAGCTGTGCAAGGTTGAGTTCCGCTACTGGGGCATGCAAGCCAAGATCGAGCAGTTCATCCACGATGTAGGTGAGCACCCAGCCGCGGGAGGTCCTGCTTACCCAGCATGCCCATGTTTAGGGCCAGGGATGCTCCCATCCACTGGGGACACAGAAGCAGAAAGCCATCATTTCCAGTTGAGGCGGGGAGCACTAGGGCAGAGGTGGCCGCACAGCCTAGCCAGGCATCCACAGAGCAGGAAGCTGGTAATATGAGCTACAAGGTCCATGCTGACTCTGACTTTCAGAAATGCTGCTGCTTCCATTAAGATTCTAAGATTCTCCATCATCCTATGAGCTGGGTGAGACTTAGAGATGCTCAGGAAGGTCACCTGCTCTAACTGGCAGCATGCTAAGGAGTGCAGGCTGAGGCTGTGACTCTGATGTCATTCTCTCTGGGATTCCCCCCCTCCACTCCCAGTTTCTAGTGTTCCAGCCTTTGGCCCTAGTGTTCAGGAGCCCCAGTTCCACACCTCCCCTCAACCTGACTCCACCACGCCTGCAGCTCAGCCCTGCCTCAGTGCCCAGGTCATCTGCACACAGAGGGATGATCCCTAGTTGGGGAGACCAGCGGCCTGGCTTCTGTCCCACTACTGACCCATGGTTCCTCCAGCAAGGCGCTGGCCATCTCTGCACTTTAAATGTCTCTTCAGTAAATTAGGAGGAGGTTGAGTCAGATATGAAGAGCTAATACTGACAGTGAGAGCAACACACAGACCCTTTGCTAATTACTTTCTGTGCAAGATCTCCCTTAACACCCACAACACCCCACCAGGTAATGACgatgattattcccattttacaggtgaggaaattcaGCTTATAGAATAATGAGGACTCCGTATCTTGCATttggaaaaataccaaaaagcacaaataagaaaattaaaatcacccaCATATAGCCACTACTAAGATTCTGATATATCTCCTCACAGAAGTTTATAATTATCATTCAGCCATCATTACCTTATTTCCTAGATATTTAAGAGTTTCTAACTTTATTCTTCTGCTTAAGATAAAAATATCCCAGAATGGGTATCATCTTTCGCCACAACTGTCATTGAGTGCCAACACTTCCATTAACTATTAACACCTTCATTAACCATCAACAATTTCATTAACTGTTAGACACTTAATTAACTGTTAATTCCTCAGAAGTCAGCAGGAAGCCAGCCAAAAGCAAGAACAAGCATCGGTCCCTGCTTCCGGGGTGATGGGGCGGGGACGGTGCTGAGAGTTAGGGTGTGCGGAGAGACAGGAAGGGCAGTGGGCGGAGGGGAGTCAGGCAGGAAGACAAATGCCCCACTTTCCACTCCCATTCCTGGACTGCACTGGCCCTGCCCTACTTTGTGGCTCTGGGAGGGTGGTGTCCCCAGGGGAGCCATTACCCAACCTCAAGGCTGGGCATGTGGCGGCAGTGCCAGGGAAGCAGTGGGAGGGGACAGTTCCGATGCCTAGGCACCTGCAGGTCTACGTCGGGTGATGCTGCGGGCCCACCGCCAGGCCTGGTGCTGGCAGGATGAGTGGACAGAACTGAGCATGGCTGACATTCGGGCACTGGAAGAGGAGACTGCTCGCATGCTGGCCCAGCGCATGGCCAAGTGCAACACAGGCAGTGAGGGGTCTGAGGCCCAGCCCCCCGGGAAACCAAGCACCGAGGCCCGGTCTGGGGCTAGCAACACTGGCACCCCCGATGGGCCTGAGGCCCCCGCTGGCCCAGATGCCTCCCCCGATGCCAGCTTTGGGAAGCAGTGGTCCTCATCCTCCCGTTCCTCCTACTCATCCCAACATGGAGGTGAGGCTGGGACACAGGGATGGGAGGAGCAACCCTCCCCGCTGGGCTCCCAGGCTGAGGCTGAGCCGGCCCGGCAGGGGCTGTGTCTCCCCAGAGCTTGTCCGAGTGGCGCATGCAGAACATTGCCCGAGACTCCGAGAACAGCTCCGAGGAAGAGTTCTTTGATGCCCACGGTCAGCACCGAGGCCCTTTTTGGGAGTGGGGATGTCCCCAAGCagctcctcccaccccatgacaCAGCCCCCTGTCCCCTCAGAAGGCTTCTCGGACAGTGAGGAGGTCTTCCCCAAGGAGATGACCAAGTGGAACTCCAATGACTTCATCGACGCCTTTGCTTCCCCAATGGAGGCAGAGGGAACGCCAGGTAAAGATCCCACCTAGGACACCGGCCCCCAGCACCCATGTACAGCAGGTCATAAGTTTAATGGCATCTTAAGATGAGAGGCAATCTGAAGAGGTGCTCATTAAATACACAGATGAATaatgaaggatggatggatggataagtggataaatggatgaatgggtggttgggtgagtgggtgggtggatggatgggtgggcgggtggatggatggatgggcgggtgggtaggtgggtggatggatggatggatggataaatggatggatgggtgggtgggtggatggatgggtgggtggatggatggatggttgaatggatggatggatggatggatggatggatggatgggtgggtgggtgggtggatggatggatggatgattagAATGTAGTCACGATTCAGacacaacacaaagaatgaaGGAATTAATTTGGATTCCCTGAATGCTTCACATGAGAGGTGATGTCTATGCTGGCTTTGGAAGACTTGGGCCAGCACTGTCCAGCAGAACTTCTAGGTCCATGCTGCCCAAGGtgatagccactagccacacTGGCTCCCAGGCACTGAAAATGGGGCTAGTGTGACCGAGGAACTGAagattttatgtattatattttaattcatttaaatttaaatacccACTTGTGGCTAATGGCTACCACATTGGACAGGGCAGGGTTAGAGAAGTTTGCCAGGCAAACAGGCATTGTGTAGAGAGGCAGCCCTGACTGCAATAAGACCAGTAGGAGCAAAGGCCTGGAAATGCAAACTGACCTGGGAAAGTTGGTGGGAGGAGAAGTTTGGAGGAAGGTAGGGACTGGCAGATGCCAGAACTGGGTGCCTGAAGTGCCAGATGAGGGGATCCCAGTGGTCTTCTCTATCCCTCTCACTGGCTTCCTTGCCCTACAGAGCCTGGAGCCGAGGCAGCTAAAGGCATTGAGGATGGGGCCCAAGCACCCAGGGACTCAGAGGCGAGTATGGTCAGCCACCCCATATCAAAGCTCCCTCTACTCACTGGCCTGGCCACTGCTGTGACACCCATTGCACCCCATTGTGCCCCCCAGGGCCCGGATGGTGCCGGGGACCTGGGGACTGAGACATGCGCAGTCCACGCCCTCTTCCTCATCCTGCACAGCGGCAACATCCTGGACTCAGGCCCTGGAGACGCCAACTCCAAGCAAGCAGATGTGCAGACACTGAGCTCTGCCTTCGAGGCCGTCACCCGCATCCACTTCCCTGAGGCCTTGGGCCATGTGGCGCTGCGACTGGTGCCCTGTCCACCCATCTGTGCCGCCGCCTACGCCCTTGTCTCCAAGTACTAGCCACGGGTGGAAGGGCAGGGAACTCCTAGGATCAGGGAGGCcttggggcagggggagggggaaaggggtcAGGAAGCCAGACACCTGGGTCAGTCACTGGCATGGCTGGACCTGTTCTGGAGAATAGCTCCATTTCAGTTGCCTCTTGGGGCTAACACTGCCCACAAAGGACCCACAGAGCCAGGGCTTGCCAGCAGGCCCAGGGGACTTGGATGGCAGGAGTGGGTCTGGAAGCCCTTCACCCACCCACCACATTTCCTCCTCCTGCAGCCTGAGCCCCTACAGCCACGATGGTGACAGCCTGTCTCGCTCCCAAGACCACATTCCACTGGCTGCCCTGCCACTGCTGGCCACCTCATCTTCCCGCTACCAGGGCGCCGTGGCCACTGTCATTGCCCGCACCAACCAGGCCTACTCAGCCTTCCTGCGCTCACCTGAGGGCGCTGGCTTCTGTGGGCAGGTCAGCGGTTAGGGACAGTCCATCTGCTGCCCTCCACTGCAGCCCCCATTGTGGCCTGGCCTGGGTGAGGACAAGGCCTCTCCTGATGGTGCCCCTGCTCCCACACAGGTCGTGCTGATTGGAGACGGTGTTGGTGGCATCCTGGGCTTTGATGCACTCTGCCACAGTGCTAACGCAGGCACCGGGAGTCGGGGCAGCAGCCGCCGTGGGAGCATGGTCAGTATAGCCAAACCCAGCCTCCTCAGGAGCGGGAAGGCCCTCTCCGTCTCTAGGTCTCTGCCCCCTGGAATGCGACCCCTCTGCCAGCAGGCAGGCCCCCTGCTGCCCCACCAGTTCATGTCTTCTCTGGAATTCTGCTCTGCCCAACCCCCAAGCCTCACTCCTCACTTCTAAGTAAGTGGAATTTGAATGGTCCCCAGGACTGAAGATGTTTCTGTCCCCTGCTCCATCCAGAACAATGAGCTGCTCTCTCCAGAGGTTGGCCCAGTGCGGGACCCCCTGGCAGATGGTGTGGAAGGCCTGGGTCGGGCCAGCCCAGAACCCTCAGCCTTGCCTGCCCAGCGCATCCCCAGTGACATGGCCAGTCCTGAGCCCGAGGGCTCTCAGAACAGGTGACGTCCCTGCCCCATCACCCCTACCCTGGGTGCATGATGGACTAGAGAGGCAGCAACACTGAGCATCCCTCCTCCCCCACAGCCTTCAGGCAGCCCCTGCAACCACCTCCACCGGGGAGCCCCGGCGGGCAAGCACAGCCTCCTGCCCACCCGCTGCCAGTTCCGAGGCGCCTGACGGCCCCAGCAGCACTGCCCGCCTTGACTTCAAGATTTCTGGCTTCTTCCTCTTCGGCTCCCCACTGGGCCTGGTGCTGGCTCTGCGCAAAACCGTGATGCCCGCCCTGGAGGGTGAGTCCTAGGGGCTGTGGGGGCACCTCTAGTCTCTGTCTGCCCCTTCTTTCCCCACCTCCTCTGGCCTTCCCTCTCGCCCGAGGCACGGGCAACTTCCCCACTGT
This portion of the Macaca mulatta isolate MMU2019108-1 chromosome 14, T2T-MMU8v2.0, whole genome shotgun sequence genome encodes:
- the PITPNM1 gene encoding membrane-associated phosphatidylinositol transfer protein 1 isoform X9, producing the protein MLIKEYHILLPMSLDEYQVAQLYMIQKKSREESSGEGSGVEILANRPYTDGPGGSGQYTHKVYHVGSHIPGWFRALLPKAALQVEEESWNAYPYTRTRYTCPFVEKFSIEIETYYLPDGGQQPNVFNLSGAERRQRILDTIDIVRDAVAPGEYKAEEDPRLYRSVKTGRGPLADDWARTAAQTGPLMCAYKLCKVEFRYWGMQAKIEQFIHDVGLRRVMLRAHRQAWCWQDEWTELSMADIRALEEETARMLAQRMAKCNTGSEGSEAQPPGKPSTEARSGASNTGTPDGPEAPAGPDASPDASFGKQWSSSSRSSYSSQHGGAVSPQSLSEWRMQNIARDSENSSEEEFFDAHEGFSDSEEVFPKEMTKWNSNDFIDAFASPMEAEGTPEPGAEAAKGIEDGAQAPRDSEGPDGAGDLGTETCAVHALFLILHSGNILDSGPGDANSKQADVQTLSSAFEAVTRIHFPEALGHVALRLVPCPPICAAAYALVSNLSPYSHDGDSLSRSQDHIPLAALPLLATSSSRYQGAVATVIARTNQAYSAFLRSPEGAGFCGQVVLIGDGVGGILGFDALCHSANAGTGSRGSSRRGSMNNELLSPEVGPVRDPLADGVEGLGRASPEPSALPAQRIPSDMASPEPEGSQNSLQAAPATTSTGEPRRASTASCPPAASSEAPDGPSSTARLDFKISGFFLFGSPLGLVLALRKTVMPALEVAQMRPACEQIYNLFHAADPCASRLEPLLAPKFQAIAPLTVPRYQKFPLGDGSSLLLADTLQTHSSLFLEELEMLVPSTPTSTSGAFWKGSELATEPPAQPAAPSTTSEVVKILERWWGTKRIDYSLYCPEALTAFPTVTLPHLFHASYWESADVVAFILRQVIEKERPQLAECEEPSIYSPAFPREKWQRKRTQVKIRNVTSNHRASDTVVCEGRPQVLSGRFMYGPLDVVTLTGEKVDVYIMTQPLSGKWIHFGTEVTNSSGRLTFAVPPERALGIGVYPVRMVVRGDHTYAECCLTVVARGTEAVVFSIDGSFTASVSIMGSDPKVRAGAVDVVRPAGYAEAPRGGLAVAAQLPPWRRLLLRWPHPRPAAPEGSVSAEPGAGGAAAAEAPGRTEHRGRLWVSQRCGCIRSAGPVPKPDLHRGPCRAEATGAVPVPVRWLRGPSGPAGSGLALACLLGTPKGCLGQKQLWCGCPCGLPAQTEPTASLQRSKPGGS
- the PITPNM1 gene encoding membrane-associated phosphatidylinositol transfer protein 1 isoform X4, translating into MLIKEYHILLPMSLDEYQVAQLYMIQKKSREESSGEGSGVEILANRPYTDGPGGSGQYTHKVYHVGSHIPGWFRALLPKAALQVEEESWNAYPYTRTRYTCPFVEKFSIEIETYYLPDGGQQPNVFNLSGAERRQRILDTIDIVRDAVAPGEYKAEEDPRLYRSVKTGRGPLADDWARTAAQTGPLMCAYKLCKVEFRYWGMQAKIEQFIHDVGLRRVMLRAHRQAWCWQDEWTELSMADIRALEEETARMLAQRMAKCNTGSEGSEAQPPGKPSTEARSGASNTGTPDGPEAPAGPDASPDASFGKQWSSSSRSSYSSQHGGAVSPQSLSEWRMQNIARDSENSSEEEFFDAHEGFSDSEEVFPKEMTKWNSNDFIDAFASPMEAEGTPEPGAEAAKGIEDGAQAPRDSEGPDGAGDLGTETCAVHALFLILHSGNILDSGPGDANSKQADVQTLSSAFEAVTRIHFPEALGHVALRLVPCPPICAAAYALVSNLSPYSHDGDSLSRSQDHIPLAALPLLATSSSRYQGAVATVIARTNQAYSAFLRSPEGAGFCGQVVLIGDGVGGILGFDALCHSANAGTGSRGSSRRGSMNNELLSPEVGPVRDPLADGVEGLGRASPEPSALPAQRIPSDMASPEPEGSQNSLQAAPATTSTGEPRRASTASCPPAASSEAPDGPSSTARLDFKISGFFLFGSPLGLVLALRKTVMPALEVAQMRPACEQIYNLFHAADPCASRLEPLLAPKFQAIAPLTVPRYQKFPLGDGSSLLLADTLQTHSSLFLEELEMLVPSTPTSTSGAFWKGSELATEPPAQPAAPSTTSEVVKILERWWGTKRIDYSLYCPEALTAFPTVTLPHLFHASYWESADVVAFILRQVIEKERPQLAECEEPSIYSPAFPREKWQRKRTQVKIRNVTSNHRASDTVVCEGRPQVLSGRFMYGPLDVVTLTGEKVDVYIMTQPLSGKWIHFGTEVTNSSGRLTFAVPPERALGIGVYPVRMVVRGDHTYAECCLTVVARGTEAVVFSIDGSFTASVSIMGSDPKVRAGAVDVVRHWQDSGYLIVYVTGRPDMQKHRVVAWLSQHNFPHGVVSFCDGLTHDPLRQKAVFLQSLVQEVELNIVAGYGSPKDVGVYAALGLSPSQTYIVGRAVRKLQAQCQFLSDGYVAHLGQLEAGSHSHASSGPPRAALGKSSYGVAAPVDFLRKQSQLLRSRGPSQVDREGPGTPPTTLARGKARSISLKLDSEDHPSTRKCQVMTRLSQWTSSADSERDK
- the PITPNM1 gene encoding membrane-associated phosphatidylinositol transfer protein 1 isoform X2 codes for the protein MLIKEYHILLPMSLDEYQVAQLYMIQKKSREESSGEGSGVEILANRPYTDGPGGSGQYTHKVYHVGSHIPGWFRALLPKAALQVEEESWNAYPYTRTRYTCPFVEKFSIEIETYYLPDGGQQPNVFNLSGAERRQRILDTIDIVRDAVAPGEYKAEEDPRLYRSVKTGRGPLADDWARTAAQTGPLMCAYKLCKVEFRYWGMQAKIEQFIHDVGLRRVMLRAHRQAWCWQDEWTELSMADIRALEEETARMLAQRMAKCNTGSEGSEAQPPGKPSTEARSGASNTGTPDGPEAPAGPDASPDASFGKQWSSSSRSSYSSQHGGAVSPQSLSEWRMQNIARDSENSSEEEFFDAHEGFSDSEEVFPKEMTKWNSNDFIDAFASPMEAEGTPEPGAEAAKGIEDGAQAPRDSEGPDGAGDLGTETCAVHALFLILHSGNILDSGPGDANSKQADVQTLSSAFEAVTRIHFPEALGHVALRLVPCPPICAAAYALVSNLSPYSHDGDSLSRSQDHIPLAALPLLATSSSRYQGAVATVIARTNQAYSAFLRSPEGAGFCGQVVLIGDGVGGILGFDALCHSANAGTGSRGSSRRGSMNNELLSPEVGPVRDPLADGVEGLGRASPEPSALPAQRIPSDMASPEPEGSQNSLQAAPATTSTGEPRRASTASCPPAASSEAPDGPSSTARLDFKISGFFLFGSPLGLVLALRKTVMPALEVAQMRPACEQIYNLFHAADPCASRLEPLLAPKFQAIAPLTVPRYQKFPLGDGSSLLLADTLQTHSSLFLEELEMLVPSTPTSTSGAFWKGSELATEPPAQPAAPSTTSEVVKILERWWGTKRIDYSLYCPEALTAFPTVTLPHLFHASYWESADVVAFILRQVIEKERPQLAECEEPSIYSPAFPREKWQRKRTQVKIRVGALPLAPTPPHQRGPVPPPSTPPPGALANPTLSQSYPSPGVLALPHCPSPAPANSWSPRPLPHPHPLPLPKHPHLFLAADSRPLLPPERHFQPPGERHGSVRGPPPGAERALHVWAPGRRHAHRREGGCLHHDAAAVGQVDPLWHRGHQQLRPPHLRSSPRARPGHRGLPRAHGGQGRPHLRRMLPDCGGPRHGGRGLQHRRLLHRQRLHHGQRPQGARWRRGCGQALAGLRLPDRVCHRPAGYAEAPRGGLAVAAQLPPWRRLLLRWPHPRPAAPEGSVSAEPGAGGRTEHRGRLWVSQRCGCIRSAGPVPKPDLHRGPCRAEATGAVPVPVRWLRGPSGPAGSGLALACLLGTPKGCLGQKQLWCGCPCGLPAQTEPTASLQRSKPGGS
- the PITPNM1 gene encoding membrane-associated phosphatidylinositol transfer protein 1 isoform X3; its protein translation is MLIKEYHILLPMSLDEYQVAQLYMIQKKSREESSGEGSGVEILANRPYTDGPGGSGQYTHKVYHVGSHIPGWFRALLPKAALQVEEESWNAYPYTRTRYTCPFVEKFSIEIETYYLPDGGQQPNVFNLSGAERRQRILDTIDIVRDAVAPGEYKAEEDPRLYRSVKTGRGPLADDWARTAAQTGPLMCAYKLCKVEFRYWGMQAKIEQFIHDVGLRRVMLRAHRQAWCWQDEWTELSMADIRALEEETARMLAQRMAKCNTGSEGSEAQPPGKPSTEARSGASNTGTPDGPEAPAGPDASPDASFGKQWSSSSRSSYSSQHGGAVSPQSLSEWRMQNIARDSENSSEEEFFDAHEGFSDSEEVFPKEMTKWNSNDFIDAFASPMEAEGTPEPGAEAAKGIEDGAQAPRDSEGPDGAGDLGTETCAVHALFLILHSGNILDSGPGDANSKQADVQTLSSAFEAVTRIHFPEALGHVALRLVPCPPICAAAYALVSNLSPYSHDGDSLSRSQDHIPLAALPLLATSSSRYQGAVATVIARTNQAYSAFLRSPEGAGFCGQVVLIGDGVGGILGFDALCHSANAGTGSRGSSRRGSMNNELLSPEVGPVRDPLADGVEGLGRASPEPSALPAQRIPSDMASPEPEGSQNSLQAAPATTSTGEPRRASTASCPPAASSEAPDGPSSTARLDFKISGFFLFGSPLGLVLALRKTVMPALEVAQMRPACEQIYNLFHAADPCASRLEPLLAPKFQAIAPLTVPRYQKFPLGDGSSLLLADTLQTHSSLFLEELEMLVPSTPTSTSGAFWKGSELATEPPAQPAAPSTTSEVVKILERWWGTKRIDYSLYCPEALTAFPTVTLPHLFHASYWESADVVAFILRQVIEKERPQLAECEEPSIYSPAFPREKWQRKRTQVKIRNVTSNHRASDTVVCEGRPQVLSGRFMYGPLDVVTLTGEKVDVYIMTQPLSGKWIHFGTEVTNSSGRLTFAVPPERALGIGVYPVRMVVRGDHTYAECCLTVVARGTEAVVFSIDGSFTASVSIMGSDPKVRAGAVDVVRHWQDSGYLIVYVTGRPDMQKHRVVAWLSQHNFPHGVVSFCDGLTHDPLRQKAVFLQSLVQEVRRLRRLRVLSPPLLPLTLHPRISGGPSTPPPAARLRPGETDWHLPPQVELNIVAGYGSPKDVGVYAALGLSPSQTYIVGRAVRKLQAQCQFLSDGYVAHLGQLEAGSHSHASSGPPRAALGKSSYGVAAPVDFLRKQSQLLRSRGPSQVDREGPGTPPTTLARGKARSISLKLDSEE
- the PITPNM1 gene encoding membrane-associated phosphatidylinositol transfer protein 1 isoform X11, yielding MLIKEYHILLPMSLDEYQVAQLYMIQKKSREESSGEGSGVEILANRPYTDGPGGSGQYTHKVYHVGSHIPGWFRALLPKAALQVEEESWNAYPYTRTRYTCPFVEKFSIEIETYYLPDGGQQPNVFNLSGAERRQRILDTIDIVRDAVAPGEYKAEEDPRLYRSVKTGRGPLADDWARTAAQTGPLMCAYKLCKVEFRYWGMQAKIEQFIHDVGLRRVMLRAHRQAWCWQDEWTELSMADIRALEEETARMLAQRMAKCNTGSEGSEAQPPGKPSTEARSGASNTGTPDGPEAPAGPDASPDASFGKQWSSSSRSSYSSQHGGAVSPQSLSEWRMQNIARDSENSSEEEFFDAHGFSDSEEVFPKEMTKWNSNDFIDAFASPMEAEGTPEPGAEAAKGIEDGAQAPRDSEGPDGAGDLGTETCAVHALFLILHSGNILDSGPGDANSKQADVQTLSSAFEAVTRIHFPEALGHVALRLVPCPPICAAAYALVSNLSPYSHDGDSLSRSQDHIPLAALPLLATSSSRYQGAVATVIARTNQAYSAFLRSPEGAGFCGQVVLIGDGVGGILGFDALCHSANAGTGSRGSSRRGSMNNELLSPEVGPVRDPLADGVEGLGRASPEPSALPAQRIPSDMASPEPEGSQNSLQAAPATTSTGEPRRASTASCPPAASSEAPDGPSSTARLDFKISGFFLFGSPLGLVLALRKTVMPALEVAQMRPACEQIYNLFHAADPCASRLEPLLAPKFQAIAPLTVPRYQKFPLGDGSSLLLADTLQTHSSLFLEELEMLVPSTPTSTSGAFWKGSELATEPPAQPAAPSTTSEVVKILERWWGTKRIDYSLYCPEALTAFPTVTLPHLFHASYWESADVVAFILRQVIEKERPQLAECEEPSIYSPAFPREKWQRKRTQVKIRNVTSNHRASDTVVCEGRPQVLSGRFMYGPLDVVTLTGEKVDVYIMTQPLSGKWIHFGTEVTNSSGRLTFAVPPERALGIGVYPVRMVVRGDHTYAECCLTVVARGTEAVVFSIDGSFTASVSIMGSDPKVRAGAVDVVRPAGYAEAPRGGLAVAAQLPPWRRLLLRWPHPRPAAPEGSVSAEPGAGGRTEHRGRLWVSQRCGCIRSAGPVPKPDLHRGPCRAEATGAVPVPVRWLRGPSGPAGSGLALACLLGTPKGCLGQKQLWCGCPCGLPAQTEPTASLQRSKPGGS
- the PITPNM1 gene encoding membrane-associated phosphatidylinositol transfer protein 1 isoform X12; amino-acid sequence: MCAYKLCKVEFRYWGMQAKIEQFIHDVGLRRVMLRAHRQAWCWQDEWTELSMADIRALEEETARMLAQRMAKCNTGSEGSEAQPPGKPSTEARSGASNTGTPDGPEAPAGPDASPDASFGKQWSSSSRSSYSSQHGGAVSPQSLSEWRMQNIARDSENSSEEEFFDAHEGFSDSEEVFPKEMTKWNSNDFIDAFASPMEAEGTPEPGAEAAKGIEDGAQAPRDSEGPDGAGDLGTETCAVHALFLILHSGNILDSGPGDANSKQADVQTLSSAFEAVTRIHFPEALGHVALRLVPCPPICAAAYALVSNLSPYSHDGDSLSRSQDHIPLAALPLLATSSSRYQGAVATVIARTNQAYSAFLRSPEGAGFCGQVVLIGDGVGGILGFDALCHSANAGTGSRGSSRRGSMNNELLSPEVGPVRDPLADGVEGLGRASPEPSALPAQRIPSDMASPEPEGSQNSLQAAPATTSTGEPRRASTASCPPAASSEAPDGPSSTARLDFKISGFFLFGSPLGLVLALRKTVMPALEVAQMRPACEQIYNLFHAADPCASRLEPLLAPKFQAIAPLTVPRYQKFPLGDGSSLLLADTLQTHSSLFLEELEMLVPSTPTSTSGAFWKGSELATEPPAQPAAPSTTSEVVKILERWWGTKRIDYSLYCPEALTAFPTVTLPHLFHASYWESADVVAFILRQVIEKERPQLAECEEPSIYSPAFPREKWQRKRTQVKIRNVTSNHRASDTVVCEGRPQVLSGRFMYGPLDVVTLTGEKVDVYIMTQPLSGKWIHFGTEVTNSSGRLTFAVPPERALGIGVYPVRMVVRGDHTYAECCLTVVARGTEAVVFSIDGSFTASVSIMGSDPKVRAGAVDVVRHWQDSGYLIVYVTGRPDMQKHRVVAWLSQHNFPHGVVSFCDGLTHDPLRQKAVFLQSLVQEVELNIVAGYGSPKDVGVYAALGLSPSQTYIVGRAVRKLQAQCQFLSDGYVAHLGQLEAGSHSHASSGPPRAALGKSSYGVAAPVDFLRKQSQLLRSRGPSQVDREGPGTPPTTLARGKARSISLKLDSEE